One genomic region from Anthonomus grandis grandis chromosome 1, icAntGran1.3, whole genome shotgun sequence encodes:
- the LOC126737820 gene encoding uncharacterized protein LOC126737820, translating to MESDIIVEGFRKSIDMYNIIYKRLVGDGDSSVYKKLIEARPYGSLHVEKIECRNHLLRNFCSKLREISSKKRSNSTNNPVSPYLRKHILNNIRRMRTAVAMAVTQRNKEDKSFSIKIENLTKDLKNIPSHVFGEHLNCTAIGYFRCDKKFGEKNYIEEMKACGVLQDIEVCLNRLILHASSLLRNMDNNVAEHYNSVVCKFIGGKRINFSKRGSYQIRCEAAALSYNLGSGEYHRQIFKSIAEKSPSGHTKKFINRVKQRRINTLKIRPKTLFKKRNKSIALPDKDYGDQEADNSIQPDMEENLFEEKKKEFLEELEKNENEIKDLEISTRGQGGNPKWYQERSLRLTASNFGNICKMLEKTNCKNKVKAILYSKFRGNKHTKYGTEKEPFAIQQFEETYNLKVEMCGLFIDSECCALAASPDGLVGSRGLVEVKCPSTASAISPTEAINKKIIKFATLDENGQMHLKQNHDYFYQIQGQLHITKRDFCYFILWTPMGMLVEQIWRQDSFWNDKMIGKLKSFYYNCLLPEIIDPRYSRGLEIRNPSRK from the exons ATGGAATCCGACATAATTGTGGAAGGATTTCGAAAAAGTATTGacatgtataatattatttataaaagactTGTTGGGGATGGTGACAGTAGCGTCTATAAAAAACTGATCGAGGCTCGCCCATATGGAAGTTTACATGTGGAGAAAATTGAGTGCAGGAatcatttattaagaaatttttgctCCAAATTGCGTGAAATATCTA gtaaaaaaagaagCAACAGTACAAATAATCCGGTTTCACCATACCTGCGCAAACATATTTTGAACAATATACGAAGGATGAGAACTGCTGTTGCAATGGCTGTTACTCAAAGAAATAAAGAAGATAAAAGCTTTagtattaaaatagaaaatcttactaaagatttaaaaaatataccatccCACGTATTTGGAGAGCATCTAAACTGTACAGCCATAGGATATTTTAGATGTGATAAAAagtttggagaaaaaaattatattgaagaaATGAAGGCATGTGGGGTTTTGCAAGACATTGAAGTTTGTCTAAATAGACTCATATTGCATGCTTCCAGTTTGTTAAGAAATATGGACAATAATGTAGCTGAACATTATAACTCTGTGGTATGCAAGTTTATTGGCGGAAAGCgcatcaatttttcaaaaagaggGTCTTATCAAATACGGTGTGAAGCTGCAGCCCTATCTTATAATCTTGGAAGCGGAGAATACCacagacaaatttttaaatcaattgctGAAAAAAGTCCTTCTGgtcatacaaaaaaatttattaatagagTTAAACAAAGACGTATTAATACTCTTAAAATAAGACCAAAAAccctatttaaaaaacgaaataaatcaATTGCGCTTCCTGATAAAGATTATGGGGATCAGGAGGCAGATAATAGCATACAGCCAGACatggaagaaaatttatttgaagaaaaaaaaaaggaatttttagaagaactcgaaaaaaatgaaaatgagaTTAAGGATTTAGAGATTAGTACCAGAGGACAAGGAGGAAATCCAAAGTGGTATCAAGAAAGGAGTTTAAGGCTTACAGcatcaaattttggaaatatttgcaaaatgctagaaaaaacaaattgcaaaaataaagtaaaagcaaTTCTTTATTCCAAGTTTCGGGGCAATAAACACACTAAGTATGGCACCGAAAAAGAACCATTTGCTATTCAACAATTTGAGGAAACCTACAATTTAAAAGTTGAAATGTGTGGTCTTTTTATTGATTCCGAATGTTGTGCTTTGGCTGCTAGCCCTGATGGGCTAGTTGGCTCAAGAGGATTAGTAGAAGTAAAGTGCCCATCAACAGCTTCAGCAATCAGTCCTACAGAagctatcaataaaaaaataatcaagtttGCCACCCTTGATGAAAATGGACAGATGCATTTAAAACAGAACcatgattatttttatcaaatccAAGGCCAGCTTCATATCACAAAAAgagatttttgttattttattttatggacaCCTATGGGGATGCTGGTAGAACAG atttGGCGGCAGGACTCATTCTGGAATGACAAAATgataggaaaattaaaaagtttctattACAATTGTTTATTACCGGAAATTATCGACCCGCGATATAGTAGAGGACTGGAAATAAGAAATCCATCGAgaaaataa